In a single window of the Nicotiana tomentosiformis chromosome 8, ASM39032v3, whole genome shotgun sequence genome:
- the LOC138897413 gene encoding uncharacterized protein, with product MDPLKYIFQKSMPSGKLAKWKIYMTHKVVKGQALTDHLVENPVGREYEPLTTYFPDEEVSFVGEDIVTAYDGWRIFFDRAANFKEVGHLHEHPGIIGNRRLKLADTSVTRRMGHQEYQDTVNEFEEVLATLSSMIQHPNQNYIDPIPIEIRKKPDYCAHVEDEFDRNPWFHDIREYLEKGEYLENATHNQKHTLHRLENHLFQRGGIFNRRTPDIGLLRCVDVKEASRLLEEIHAGTCGLHMNGYVLAKKILSAGYFWITMETDYIKYVQKYHQCQIHADMTWVAPNELNVTSSPWPFATRGMDVIGPIEHVASNGNRFILVAIDYFTKWVEAVSYKAVTKKVIAYFVRDFIVCLFGLPKSIITDNATNLNSDLMKAMCETLKIKHKISTMYRP from the exons ATGGACCCCTTAAAGTACATTTTCCAGAAATCTATGCCTAGTGGCAAGCTGGCAAAATGGAAAATTTATATGACTCACAAGGTGGTCAAGGGACAAGCATTGACCGATCACCTGGTAGAAAACCCTGTGGGCAGAGAATATGAACCATTGACAACATATTTTCCCGACGAAGAAGTATCTTTTGTAGGTGAAGATATTGTTACAGcttatgatggttggagaataTTCTTTGATAGAGCTGCAAATTTCAAGGAG GTTGGCCATCTACATGAACATCCAGGAATTATTGGTAATCGGAGACTCAAACTTGCTGATACATCAGTTACTCGGAGAATGGGCCACCAAGAATACCAAGATACAGTC AACGAGTTCGAAGAAGTACTGGCCACCCTATcatccatgatacaacatccaaatCAAAATTACATCGACCCCATCCCAATAGAGATCCGCAAGAAGCCTGATTACTGTGCCCACGTTGAAGACGAATTTGATAGGAATCCATGGTTTCACGATATCAGGGAGTATCTGGAAAAGGGAGAATACCTAGAAAATGCTACACATAATCAAAAGCACACATTACATAGGTTAGAAAACCATTTATTTCAGAGAGGAGGAATTTTTAATAGAAGAACTCCCGATATAGGACTATTAAGATGTGTCGATGTCAAGGAAGCATCCAgattgctcgaagagatacatgccggaACATGCGGACTTCACATGAATGGGTacgttttagccaagaagatattgagTGCAGGATATTTTTGGATCACTATGGAAACTGACTACATCAAATATGTACAGAAATATCACCAGTGTCAGATACATGCTGACATGACATGGGTTGCACCTAATGAACTCAATGTTACCAGCTCGCCTTGGCCTTTTGCTACccggggcatggatgtcatcggccCAATCGAGCATGTTGCTTCCAATGGAAACAGATTTATCTTGGTagccattgattacttcaccaaatgggtcgaagccGTATCCTACAAAGCTGTAACAAAGAAGGTCATAGCATATTTTGTTCGGGACTTTATTGTCTGCCTATTTGGGTTGCCCAAGTCAATCATTACTGATAATGCtaccaatctcaacagtgacctgatgaaagccatgtgtgaaacacTCAAGATCAAACACAAAATTTCTACTATGTATAGGCCATAA